A genomic stretch from Helianthus annuus cultivar XRQ/B chromosome 1, HanXRQr2.0-SUNRISE, whole genome shotgun sequence includes:
- the LOC110907972 gene encoding uncharacterized protein LOC110907972 isoform X1 — MTKLWARQVCVAFRYMIFLQTGLGQHVRKGTCHFGRELGRQRDGHMEYVSTTYGSRWLDCEFYWRLIHKLEAIVDYEIKGVEFVGSIMGTRGSRTDEWNKVW; from the exons ATGACCAAGTTATGGGCTCGACAAGTTTGTGTCGCATTTCGTTACATGATTTTCTTACAAACCGGTTTAGGACAGCATGTCCGCAAAG GTACATGCCATTTTGGGCGCGAACTTGGTAGGCAACGGGACGGACATATGGAATACGTATCAACTACTTACGGGTCAAG GTGGCTTGATTGTGAATTCTATTGGAGGTTGATTCACAAGTTGGAAGCGATAGTGGACTATGAAATTAAAGGAGTCGAGTTCGTTGGAA GTATAATGGGAACTAGAGGTTCGCGGACTGATGAATGGAACAAGGTTTGGTGA
- the LOC110907972 gene encoding uncharacterized protein LOC110907972 isoform X2 has translation MTKLWARQVCVAFRYMIFLQTGLGQHVRKGTCHFGRELGRQRDGHMEYVSTTYGSRWLDCEFYWRLIHKLEAIVDYEIKGVEFVGSLYNGN, from the exons ATGACCAAGTTATGGGCTCGACAAGTTTGTGTCGCATTTCGTTACATGATTTTCTTACAAACCGGTTTAGGACAGCATGTCCGCAAAG GTACATGCCATTTTGGGCGCGAACTTGGTAGGCAACGGGACGGACATATGGAATACGTATCAACTACTTACGGGTCAAG GTGGCTTGATTGTGAATTCTATTGGAGGTTGATTCACAAGTTGGAAGCGATAGTGGACTATGAAATTAAAGGAGTCGAGTTCGTTGGAAGTTT GTATAATGGGAACTAG